One region of Catenuloplanes indicus genomic DNA includes:
- a CDS encoding MIP/aquaporin family protein: MRKFAAEFVGTFFLMMTVSIAVSGMSDLAPLAIGGVLTVMIYAAGHISGAHFNPAVTLAALVRGAITRTDAAGYVVAQAAAGLLAALTARWMARPADLTALSFTGRAIAVAALAEFLFTFALAYVVLNVATSRDHPDNSFYGLAIGGTVMAGAVTIGGISGAVLNPAVAVGGAVFGLFTWSAVGIYLVATLLGGAAAGAVFLALNPADRPGVTPVEPAAAAPAHL, translated from the coding sequence ATGCGCAAATTCGCAGCGGAGTTCGTGGGCACGTTCTTTCTGATGATGACGGTGTCGATCGCCGTTTCCGGGATGAGTGATCTGGCACCGCTGGCCATCGGCGGGGTGCTGACCGTGATGATCTACGCCGCCGGGCACATCTCCGGGGCGCACTTCAACCCGGCGGTCACGCTGGCCGCGCTGGTGCGCGGCGCGATCACGAGGACGGACGCCGCCGGGTACGTCGTCGCCCAGGCCGCCGCCGGCCTGCTCGCGGCGCTCACCGCGCGGTGGATGGCGCGGCCCGCCGACCTGACCGCACTCTCCTTCACCGGCCGGGCGATCGCGGTCGCGGCGCTGGCCGAGTTCCTGTTCACGTTCGCACTCGCCTACGTCGTGCTGAACGTCGCGACCAGCCGTGACCACCCGGACAACTCGTTCTACGGCCTGGCGATCGGCGGCACGGTCATGGCCGGCGCCGTGACGATCGGCGGCATCTCCGGCGCGGTCCTCAATCCGGCCGTCGCGGTCGGCGGCGCCGTTTTTGGGCTGTTCACCTGGTCCGCGGTCGGGATCTATCTGGTCGCGACGCTGCTCGGCGGGGCGGCGGCCGGCGCGGTCTTCCTCGCGCTCAACCCCGCGGACCGGCCCGGCGTGACGCCGGTCGAGCCCGCCGCCGCCGCGCCCGCACACCTCTGA